The following coding sequences lie in one Acaryochloris sp. CCMEE 5410 genomic window:
- a CDS encoding transposase yields the protein MQDIWVKTFQSWENHPMWTWAYFASTAGQVSIETIKMYIESQGKN from the coding sequence GTGCAAGATATCTGGGTCAAGACTTTCCAGAGCTGGGAAAATCATCCCATGTGGACTTGGGCATATTTTGCTTCAACAGCGGGTCAAGTCAGCATTGAGACTATCAAAATGTATATTGAGTCTCAAGGGAAAAACTGA
- a CDS encoding tyrosine-type recombinase/integrase yields MPLPKGSNPNHPKLGSSIKVEPIRTKKAISGIKQLLSGSPRDLCLFTLGINTAYRANELLSLKAGQVRYLGVGDVIDLKQSKTDRYRLVTLNSKAVSVIQSLLRSRVFEDEDYLFWSLHGPVLQVPTVTNMVKRWCRFVGLKGHYGSHTLRKTWGYWQYKRHTPIPLLMEAFGHKSQQQTMAYLGIQPKDVARIFEMEL; encoded by the coding sequence ATGCCGTTGCCGAAGGGGTCGAATCCAAACCATCCGAAGTTGGGTTCTTCGATTAAGGTGGAGCCGATAAGGACGAAGAAGGCGATCTCGGGGATTAAGCAGCTGTTGTCGGGGAGTCCTCGGGATCTGTGCCTGTTTACGTTGGGGATTAATACGGCCTATCGGGCGAATGAGCTGCTGTCTTTGAAGGCGGGCCAGGTGCGTTATCTGGGGGTGGGGGATGTGATTGATCTGAAGCAGTCGAAGACGGACCGGTATCGGTTGGTGACGCTCAATTCTAAGGCAGTGTCGGTGATTCAGTCGTTGTTGAGGTCTCGGGTTTTTGAGGATGAGGATTATCTGTTCTGGAGTCTGCATGGTCCGGTGTTGCAGGTGCCGACGGTGACGAATATGGTGAAGCGCTGGTGTCGGTTTGTGGGGCTAAAGGGTCACTATGGCAGTCATACGCTAAGAAAGACGTGGGGGTATTGGCAGTATAAAAGGCATACGCCGATTCCGTTGCTGATGGAAGCGTTTGGGCATAAGTCCCAGCAGCAGACGATGGCTTATCTGGGGATTCAGCCGAAGGATGTGGCACGAATCTTTGAGATGGAGTTGTAG